A DNA window from Chelativorans sp. AA-79 contains the following coding sequences:
- a CDS encoding amidohydrolase family protein, producing MHIIDSHFHWWPLPIFEALSKKSAYPKAFANERGGYTYVGADARSGTVASWAAWFDLEKEFEHMDALGHDVDVVSSIGPFSIYFSELPVNEGRDAALEWNETMAAAQRKYPDRFWGTAAMPLTDTKTAIEVLDHAIGELGLVGANLPGSIGTDPRIDAERLEPFYARVEELGIPLYLHPTDAIFPDILDGYNEALHLSLGRVVEVSSAAMRLVFSGMMERHPGLKIIMSHTGGALPYQAGRMDKNGGKAGLKQPPSTYIRRMFTDTVSPHMLGIKFAIEYYGIDNVMYGTDYPCWDPATALRLIDEISLSEQEKQKLFVDNARRILNLPAEQGRAMPQ from the coding sequence ATGCACATCATCGACTCGCATTTCCACTGGTGGCCACTGCCGATCTTCGAGGCGCTTTCGAAGAAGTCCGCCTATCCCAAGGCGTTCGCCAACGAGCGAGGCGGTTACACCTATGTGGGCGCGGACGCCCGCAGCGGCACGGTCGCAAGTTGGGCCGCCTGGTTCGACCTCGAAAAGGAGTTCGAGCATATGGACGCGCTCGGGCATGACGTCGATGTCGTAAGCTCCATTGGCCCGTTCTCCATCTACTTCTCCGAGCTGCCCGTGAACGAAGGCCGCGACGCCGCGCTCGAGTGGAACGAGACGATGGCCGCCGCGCAACGCAAATATCCGGACCGCTTCTGGGGCACCGCCGCCATGCCGCTCACCGATACGAAGACGGCGATCGAGGTTCTGGACCACGCGATCGGCGAGCTCGGCCTCGTTGGCGCCAACCTGCCGGGCAGCATCGGCACGGATCCGCGCATCGACGCGGAGCGGCTGGAACCCTTCTACGCTCGCGTGGAGGAACTCGGCATCCCTCTCTACCTCCACCCCACCGACGCCATCTTCCCCGACATCCTGGACGGCTACAACGAGGCTCTGCATTTGAGCCTCGGTCGCGTCGTCGAGGTCAGCTCCGCCGCCATGCGGCTCGTCTTTTCCGGCATGATGGAGCGCCATCCCGGCCTGAAGATCATCATGTCGCACACCGGCGGCGCGCTGCCCTACCAGGCCGGCCGCATGGACAAGAACGGCGGCAAGGCGGGGCTGAAGCAGCCGCCCAGCACCTATATCCGCCGCATGTTCACCGACACGGTCTCTCCGCACATGCTCGGCATCAAGTTCGCGATCGAGTACTACGGAATCGACAACGTCATGTACGGCACCGACTATCCCTGCTGGGACCCGGCCACCGCGCTACGGCTGATCGACGAGATCAGCCTTTCGGAACAGGAGAAGCAAAAGCTCTTTGTCGACAACGCACGGCGCATCCTCAATCTGCCCGCCGAGCAAGGACGAGCGATGCCACAGTGA
- a CDS encoding metalloregulator ArsR/SmtB family transcription factor, whose translation MRSLSHPQRLLVLCALGGEEKSVAQLRTELGIDQVPMSQQLMRLRSDGLVESRRVGTTVYYRIARPEVLTVVEALHKAFCGPM comes from the coding sequence ATGCGAAGCCTGTCGCACCCGCAGCGGCTTCTGGTGCTCTGCGCACTTGGCGGTGAGGAGAAGTCGGTTGCTCAGCTTCGAACCGAACTCGGGATAGACCAGGTTCCGATGTCGCAGCAGTTGATGCGGCTCAGGTCGGACGGCTTGGTCGAGTCGCGCCGCGTGGGCACGACCGTCTATTACAGGATTGCCCGGCCGGAAGTGCTCACGGTCGTGGAAGCGCTCCACAAGGCATTCTGCGGTCCTATGTGA
- a CDS encoding FAD/NAD(P)-binding oxidoreductase produces the protein MSRIVVLGAGLGGVIMAYEMKDKMRPSDELTVINLGSTYSFVPSNPWVAVGWREPEEVTVDLAPIFEHRGINLRPEGARRVMASENRVALNDGTFVDYDYLIVATGPDLAFDEVPGLGPEGHTQSICQVDHAVEAKRAFDTLLKEPGPIVVGAVHGASCFGPAYEFAFILDTALRQARKRDQVPITFVTPEPYIGHLGLDGVGDTKGLIESAMRERHIKWITNAKVAKVEPGRMYVEEVNEAGETAAKHELPFAFSMMLPAFRGVPAVYGIEGLVNPRGFVTVDKHQRNEAFPNIFAIGVCVAIPPVGKTPLPVGVPKTGFMIESMVSATAENIAALLRGEKPRAVASWNAVCLADFGDEGIAFVAQPQIPPRNVNWSSQGRWVHAAKIGFEKYFLHKVRQGKAETFYENLALHMLGIRKLKEIEIEPGE, from the coding sequence ATGTCCCGCATCGTTGTTCTCGGCGCCGGCCTGGGCGGCGTCATCATGGCCTACGAGATGAAGGACAAGATGCGTCCCTCGGACGAACTGACCGTCATCAATCTCGGCTCCACCTATTCCTTCGTTCCCTCCAATCCCTGGGTAGCCGTCGGTTGGCGTGAGCCGGAGGAGGTCACCGTCGATCTCGCGCCCATCTTCGAACATCGCGGTATCAACCTGAGGCCGGAAGGCGCAAGACGGGTGATGGCATCGGAAAACCGTGTCGCGCTCAACGACGGTACATTCGTCGACTACGACTACCTGATCGTGGCCACAGGCCCCGATCTCGCCTTCGACGAGGTGCCCGGGCTGGGGCCGGAAGGCCACACCCAGTCGATCTGTCAGGTCGATCATGCGGTGGAGGCGAAGCGCGCGTTCGATACGCTGCTGAAGGAGCCGGGCCCGATCGTGGTCGGCGCGGTCCATGGTGCATCCTGCTTCGGCCCGGCCTACGAGTTCGCCTTCATCCTCGACACGGCGCTCCGGCAGGCAAGGAAGCGTGACCAGGTGCCAATCACCTTCGTCACGCCGGAGCCCTATATCGGCCATCTCGGCCTCGACGGGGTGGGCGACACCAAGGGTCTTATCGAAAGCGCCATGCGCGAGCGCCACATCAAGTGGATCACCAACGCCAAGGTGGCGAAGGTGGAGCCCGGCCGGATGTATGTGGAGGAGGTCAACGAGGCTGGCGAGACCGCAGCCAAGCACGAGCTTCCCTTCGCCTTCTCGATGATGCTGCCCGCTTTCCGGGGCGTGCCGGCGGTTTACGGTATCGAAGGGCTCGTGAATCCGCGCGGCTTCGTCACGGTGGACAAGCACCAGCGCAACGAGGCGTTTCCGAATATCTTCGCCATCGGCGTGTGCGTGGCCATTCCGCCGGTCGGCAAGACGCCGCTGCCCGTCGGCGTGCCGAAGACCGGCTTCATGATCGAGTCGATGGTTTCGGCCACGGCAGAGAACATCGCCGCCCTGCTGAGGGGCGAGAAGCCGAGGGCGGTCGCCTCCTGGAATGCGGTCTGCCTCGCTGATTTCGGCGACGAGGGCATCGCCTTCGTGGCGCAGCCGCAGATTCCGCCGCGCAACGTCAACTGGTCCTCGCAAGGCCGCTGGGTGCACGCGGCCAAGATCGGCTTCGAGAAGTACTTCCTGCACAAGGTTCGGCAAGGCAAGGCGGAGACCTTCTACGAGAACCTCGCCCTGCACATGCTCGGCATTCGGAAACTCAAGGAAATCGAGATCGAGCCGGGCGAATGA
- a CDS encoding DUF2892 domain-containing protein: MTLDRTVMMFAGFMVLASLALGFYVSPYWYLLTAFVGLNLMQASLTGFCPAAMVFKKLGVKPGTAFK; the protein is encoded by the coding sequence ATGACCCTCGATCGCACCGTCATGATGTTTGCCGGCTTCATGGTGCTCGCCTCGCTGGCACTCGGCTTCTACGTCTCGCCCTATTGGTATCTCCTGACCGCCTTTGTCGGGCTCAACCTGATGCAGGCGTCGCTCACCGGCTTCTGCCCGGCCGCCATGGTCTTCAAGAAGCTCGGCGTAAAACCGGGCACGGCTTTCAAATAG
- a CDS encoding efflux RND transporter periplasmic adaptor subunit, which translates to MARFNLLVVLLLAAAAAHPALAGEFTVNTIVIPEMKAVFGQVRSRTVVPARARTGGTIRAIDVTEGSEVEEGQVVAIVVDDKIALELDAAEARIKEVSSQLDNARTELDRAEQLLARGVVSQGHVDQARTQFEVASNQLAAAEASKAVLEQRAREGEVLAPATGRVLTVPVTPGSVVLSGEEVARIASGQYYLRLSLPERHAAEIREGAIVRLGQRGLRGSAAAETEFEGRIAKVYPEISEGRVIADVEVAGLGDYFVNERTLVWIPVGSRDVVAVPPEAITTRHGIDYVSLATADGPTDIAVILGESIADATGERIEILSGLRAGDKVLVP; encoded by the coding sequence ATGGCGCGCTTTAACCTCCTCGTTGTCCTGCTGCTCGCGGCCGCCGCCGCTCATCCCGCCCTGGCCGGCGAATTCACGGTGAACACGATCGTCATACCTGAGATGAAAGCCGTCTTCGGCCAGGTGCGAAGCCGCACGGTCGTGCCGGCGCGCGCCCGCACCGGCGGCACCATCCGCGCCATCGATGTCACCGAAGGCAGCGAGGTGGAAGAGGGGCAGGTGGTCGCCATTGTCGTTGATGACAAGATCGCGCTCGAGTTGGATGCGGCGGAGGCGAGGATCAAGGAGGTCTCTTCGCAGCTCGACAACGCTCGAACCGAGCTCGATCGCGCCGAGCAGCTCCTCGCCCGCGGCGTCGTCTCACAGGGACATGTGGACCAGGCCAGGACCCAGTTCGAAGTCGCCAGCAATCAGCTTGCGGCGGCGGAGGCGAGCAAGGCCGTGCTGGAGCAGCGGGCCCGGGAGGGCGAGGTTCTTGCGCCGGCCACCGGCCGTGTCCTCACGGTGCCGGTCACCCCCGGCTCCGTTGTCCTGTCCGGCGAGGAGGTGGCGCGCATTGCCTCCGGTCAATATTATCTTCGCCTCTCCCTGCCGGAGCGACACGCCGCCGAGATCAGGGAAGGGGCCATTGTGCGTCTCGGCCAGCGCGGCCTTCGCGGTAGTGCTGCGGCGGAAACGGAGTTCGAGGGCCGCATCGCAAAAGTCTACCCGGAGATTTCGGAAGGTCGCGTGATCGCCGATGTCGAGGTGGCGGGCCTCGGCGACTATTTTGTCAACGAGCGCACGCTCGTGTGGATTCCCGTCGGCAGCCGCGATGTTGTCGCCGTGCCGCCCGAGGCGATAACGACGCGGCACGGCATCGACTATGTCAGCCTGGCGACAGCCGATGGGCCGACGGACATCGCCGTCATTCTGGGCGAGAGCATCGCCGATGCCACCGGAGAGCGGATCGAGATCCTGAGCGGTCTGCGGGCGGGCGACAAGGTGCTCGTCCCATGA
- a CDS encoding efflux RND transporter permease subunit — translation MKLGIAGGLTRAFIASPLTPLFLLAAFALGLVALVTLPREEEPQISVPMVDIHVQANGLKAEDAVKLVTEPLEAIVKSIDGVEHVYSQTQDDGALVTARFLVGTSADAAILRVHEKVRANMDRIPVGIPEPLIVGRGIDDVAIVVVTLTPAPEAAERWTANGLTRLARELQVEVAKLPDIGLTYIVGEQPEEIRIEPDPEKLSLYGITLQQLSAKVEGANRSFQAATVREGGGQRMLLAGQTLQTQSEIGNLLITARDGRPVYVRDVAQVVLAAEPNESRVTEVRKTEEGLERLPAVSLAIAKRPGTNAVVIAETIIHRLEQVRGQIFPEDVEMTVTRDYGETANEKANELLFHLGLATVSIVLLVAFAIGWREALVVAVVIPTTILLTLFASRVMGYTLNRVSLFALIFSIGILVDDAIVVIENIARHWAMKDGRTRAQAAIEAVAEVGNPTIVATLTVVAALLPMLFVSGMMGPYMSPIPANASAAMLFSFFVAVMLTPWLMLKFAGKGGEGPAHGHGDDHGGRLGKAYMAIARPILRSRLRAWIFLLLVGVATLASLVLFYTKDVTVKLLPFDNKTELQVVVDLPEGASVEDTDRALQQIVNRLASVPEVVSFQSYAGTSAPFNFNGLVRHYYLRSSPELGDVQVNLLPKDERDRASHDIALELRERLAGLGLPDGTAIKVVEPPPGPPVMGTLLAEIYGPDPETRRAVAAKVRNIFESVPFIVDVDDSYGVRHERVRLGIDQDNLEYHKVEQADVYDAIRALYSGSTVGYSHRGGGRQPIPIRIALPKGEKVINERALATPVPANALPGGRGIVELGDVVTVTREPASFPIFRHNGRAAEMVTAELAGQFEAPVYGMMAVADAIEEADWGDVPKPVIALNGQPDDESVPTLLWDGEWEVTWVTFRDMGAAFMVAILGIYILVVAQFGSFKLPLVILTPIPLTFIGIMLGHWLFGAPFSATSMIGFIALAGIIVRNSILLVDFIRHAHTPERPLIDVLLQAGAIRFKPILLTAIAAMIGAAVILADPIFQGLAISLLFGLASSTALTVLVIPAIYVALRGKRGGTLELDQDPDRPVSVDGNELRVV, via the coding sequence ATGAAGCTCGGCATCGCCGGCGGGCTCACCCGCGCCTTCATCGCCTCTCCGCTCACACCGCTCTTTCTGCTTGCGGCTTTCGCGCTCGGTCTCGTGGCTCTCGTCACCCTCCCGCGCGAGGAGGAGCCGCAGATCTCCGTGCCGATGGTCGACATCCATGTCCAGGCCAACGGCCTGAAGGCGGAGGATGCGGTCAAGCTCGTGACGGAACCGCTGGAAGCCATCGTCAAGAGCATCGACGGTGTCGAGCATGTCTATTCCCAGACCCAGGACGACGGGGCGCTGGTGACGGCCCGCTTCCTGGTCGGCACGAGTGCCGATGCCGCGATCCTGCGCGTCCACGAGAAGGTGCGAGCCAATATGGATCGCATTCCCGTCGGCATCCCCGAGCCGCTCATCGTCGGCCGTGGCATAGACGACGTCGCCATCGTCGTCGTCACGCTTACGCCAGCCCCGGAGGCGGCGGAGCGCTGGACGGCCAACGGGCTGACGCGCCTTGCACGCGAGTTGCAGGTCGAGGTGGCGAAGCTCCCCGACATCGGCCTCACCTATATCGTCGGCGAGCAGCCCGAGGAAATCCGCATCGAGCCCGACCCCGAAAAGCTGTCGCTCTACGGCATCACGCTGCAGCAGCTTTCCGCCAAGGTGGAGGGGGCCAATCGCTCGTTCCAGGCGGCAACCGTGCGTGAAGGAGGCGGGCAGCGCATGTTGCTCGCCGGCCAGACGCTGCAGACGCAAAGCGAGATCGGCAATCTTCTCATCACGGCCCGCGACGGCCGGCCCGTCTATGTGCGCGACGTGGCCCAGGTGGTGCTTGCGGCCGAGCCGAACGAAAGCCGTGTCACGGAGGTGCGCAAGACGGAGGAGGGGCTTGAACGCCTGCCTGCCGTCTCCCTCGCGATCGCCAAGCGGCCCGGCACCAATGCCGTCGTCATCGCCGAGACCATCATCCACCGGCTGGAGCAGGTGCGCGGGCAGATCTTCCCCGAAGATGTCGAGATGACGGTCACGCGCGACTATGGCGAGACGGCCAATGAGAAGGCAAACGAGCTGCTCTTTCATCTGGGGCTGGCCACGGTCTCCATTGTACTCCTCGTCGCTTTCGCGATCGGCTGGCGGGAGGCGCTGGTCGTCGCGGTGGTGATCCCCACGACGATCCTGCTCACGCTCTTTGCCTCGCGCGTCATGGGCTACACGCTCAACCGCGTGAGCCTCTTCGCGCTCATCTTCTCGATCGGCATCCTGGTGGACGACGCCATCGTGGTGATCGAGAACATCGCGCGCCATTGGGCGATGAAGGACGGCCGCACGCGCGCCCAAGCGGCGATCGAGGCCGTCGCGGAGGTCGGCAACCCCACCATCGTGGCGACGCTCACGGTGGTCGCAGCCCTCCTGCCCATGCTGTTCGTGTCGGGCATGATGGGGCCCTATATGAGCCCGATCCCGGCGAACGCATCCGCCGCGATGCTGTTTTCCTTCTTCGTGGCCGTCATGCTGACGCCCTGGCTGATGCTGAAATTTGCGGGGAAGGGCGGGGAAGGCCCTGCCCACGGGCATGGCGACGACCATGGCGGCCGGCTCGGGAAGGCTTATATGGCGATAGCCCGGCCGATCCTAAGATCGCGTCTGCGCGCCTGGATCTTCCTGCTGTTGGTCGGCGTCGCCACGCTCGCGTCCCTGGTGCTCTTCTACACCAAGGACGTGACGGTCAAGCTGCTTCCCTTCGACAACAAGACGGAACTGCAGGTGGTCGTCGACTTGCCCGAAGGCGCATCGGTGGAGGATACCGATCGTGCCTTGCAGCAGATCGTCAACCGCCTGGCTTCGGTTCCGGAGGTCGTCTCTTTCCAGAGCTATGCGGGCACCTCTGCCCCGTTCAACTTCAACGGCCTGGTGCGCCACTACTACCTGCGTTCGTCCCCGGAGCTGGGAGATGTGCAGGTCAACCTCCTGCCGAAAGATGAGCGCGATCGCGCCAGCCACGACATTGCACTTGAGCTGCGAGAGCGCCTGGCGGGCCTCGGCTTGCCGGACGGGACGGCGATCAAGGTCGTCGAGCCGCCGCCGGGGCCGCCGGTCATGGGGACCCTGCTCGCCGAGATCTATGGTCCCGACCCGGAGACCAGGCGCGCTGTCGCGGCAAAGGTGCGTAATATCTTCGAGAGCGTTCCCTTCATCGTCGATGTGGACGACTCCTACGGCGTCCGGCACGAACGAGTGCGGCTCGGCATCGATCAGGACAATCTCGAATACCACAAGGTCGAACAGGCCGACGTCTACGACGCGATCCGTGCGCTCTACTCCGGTTCGACCGTCGGCTATTCGCATCGTGGAGGCGGGCGGCAGCCGATCCCGATCCGCATTGCGCTGCCAAAAGGCGAAAAAGTGATCAATGAAAGGGCGCTGGCCACGCCGGTGCCGGCCAATGCGCTGCCGGGCGGGCGAGGCATCGTCGAACTCGGGGATGTCGTCACAGTGACGCGGGAGCCGGCATCGTTCCCGATCTTCCGCCACAACGGCCGTGCGGCCGAGATGGTGACGGCGGAGCTTGCCGGGCAGTTCGAGGCTCCGGTCTACGGGATGATGGCGGTGGCCGATGCCATCGAAGAGGCCGATTGGGGCGACGTGCCGAAACCCGTGATCGCGCTCAATGGCCAGCCCGACGACGAGTCGGTTCCGACATTGCTCTGGGATGGCGAGTGGGAGGTGACCTGGGTGACCTTCCGCGACATGGGCGCGGCCTTCATGGTCGCCATTCTGGGCATCTACATCCTCGTCGTCGCCCAGTTCGGCTCCTTCAAGCTGCCGCTGGTCATCCTGACACCGATCCCGCTCACCTTCATCGGCATCATGCTCGGGCACTGGCTGTTCGGCGCGCCTTTTTCGGCGACTTCCATGATCGGCTTCATCGCGCTTGCCGGCATCATCGTGCGCAACTCGATCCTGCTTGTGGACTTCATCCGTCATGCGCATACGCCCGAGCGGCCACTGATCGATGTGCTTCTGCAGGCTGGTGCCATACGCTTCAAGCCGATCCTGCTCACCGCGATCGCGGCGATGATCGGCGCGGCGGTCATCCTCGCCGACCCGATCTTCCAGGGCCTGGCAATCTCACTGCTCTTCGGGCTTGCATCTTCGACCGCGCTCACCGTGCTGGTCATCCCGGCGATCTATGTGGCGCTGAGGGGAAAGCGCGGCGGCACTCTCGAACTGGACCAGGACCCAGACAGGCCGGTCTCTGTGGACGGAAACGAATTGAGGGTCGTCTAG
- a CDS encoding DUF302 domain-containing protein produces MSYYFTKTIDMPFQDAVARVTTALAAKGFGVLTTIDVKATMKNKLGVDFKPYTILGACNPHFAWRALKAEDKIGTMLPCNVIVIETAPGTVEVAAVDPAASMVAVDNPTLADVAEDVRRMLQEAVASL; encoded by the coding sequence ATGAGCTACTATTTCACCAAGACAATCGATATGCCATTCCAAGACGCCGTCGCACGCGTGACGACGGCTCTCGCCGCCAAAGGTTTTGGCGTCCTAACCACAATCGACGTAAAAGCAACGATGAAGAACAAGCTGGGTGTAGACTTCAAGCCCTATACCATCTTGGGCGCCTGTAACCCTCATTTTGCTTGGAGAGCCCTCAAGGCCGAAGACAAGATCGGGACCATGTTGCCATGCAACGTGATCGTCATCGAGACGGCGCCAGGGACGGTGGAGGTGGCTGCCGTTGATCCGGCCGCTTCGATGGTTGCGGTCGACAACCCAACGCTCGCCGACGTCGCCGAAGACGTGAGGCGAATGCTGCAAGAGGCAGTGGCAAGCCTATAA
- a CDS encoding pyridoxamine 5'-phosphate oxidase family protein, with protein sequence MFILTLSETECRKMLADNRLARLACAKGKQPYVVPIYYAYAGDHLYAFSLPGRKIEWMRENPLVSVLVEECGHGEEWRSVIVDGRFEELPDRIGHKRERDRAWSLLSRHADWWEPGDLKPVTPPLSKYEPEVFFRISIDRLSGRAAKAA encoded by the coding sequence ATGTTTATCCTCACCCTGAGCGAGACCGAATGCAGGAAGATGCTGGCCGACAACCGCCTTGCGCGCCTGGCTTGTGCAAAAGGCAAGCAGCCGTACGTCGTTCCCATCTACTACGCCTACGCTGGCGATCACCTTTATGCGTTCTCCCTCCCCGGCAGGAAGATCGAATGGATGAGGGAGAACCCGCTGGTGTCGGTCCTCGTCGAGGAGTGTGGACATGGCGAAGAATGGCGTAGCGTCATTGTCGACGGACGGTTCGAGGAACTGCCGGACCGCATCGGGCACAAGCGCGAGCGGGATCGTGCGTGGTCGCTCTTGAGCAGGCATGCCGACTGGTGGGAGCCGGGGGACCTTAAGCCGGTAACGCCACCTCTGTCCAAATACGAGCCGGAGGTCTTCTTTCGCATTTCGATCGACCGGCTGTCGGGGCGAGCGGCCAAAGCCGCCTAG
- a CDS encoding HlyD family efflux transporter periplasmic adaptor subunit: protein MKSPWFKRILFGLAAVAVIALLAWSLREQPALVDVAEVKQGPMKVTIREEGVTRVREVYAVSAPIAGQLSRTLLNEGDRVKAGETVVAAIHPLAPPLIDRRTEAELLAARDAARSGVGIAESELQRAETALRLAETELGRALKLAVPGVISESALHRATNEFELQKAAVEAAKATVGFRRAELASAEARLMQPGSAALDAKGCCVDVLAPVDGVVLAVAAKSEQAVAAGARIADIGNTTDLEIVADLLSADAVRIGPGTKALVRDWGGERSLEATVRRVDPAAFTKVSALGIEEQRVNTVLDLDEGDGRLGHGYRVFVELAIWECADCLQVPISALFRNGSDWNVFLLTGDRVKQTAVEIGHMNDEVAQILGGVTSGDIVVLHPADTLADNSRAERRE from the coding sequence ATGAAATCCCCCTGGTTCAAACGCATTCTCTTCGGGCTTGCCGCCGTCGCGGTGATCGCCCTCTTGGCCTGGTCCCTGCGCGAGCAGCCGGCCCTCGTCGACGTGGCTGAAGTGAAGCAGGGACCGATGAAGGTGACGATCCGTGAGGAAGGCGTCACGCGGGTTCGCGAGGTGTATGCCGTCTCCGCTCCGATCGCCGGGCAACTTTCGCGCACCCTGCTCAACGAGGGCGATCGCGTAAAGGCCGGCGAAACCGTGGTCGCGGCGATCCATCCGCTCGCCCCGCCGCTGATCGACAGGCGCACCGAGGCCGAACTGCTCGCCGCTCGCGATGCCGCGCGCTCCGGCGTGGGCATTGCCGAGAGCGAGCTGCAACGCGCCGAGACCGCCCTGCGCCTTGCCGAGACGGAACTCGGCCGCGCGCTCAAGCTGGCGGTGCCAGGCGTCATTTCCGAGAGCGCTTTGCACCGCGCAACGAATGAATTCGAACTGCAGAAGGCGGCAGTGGAAGCCGCAAAGGCGACGGTCGGGTTCCGCCGCGCGGAGCTTGCGAGCGCGGAGGCCCGCCTCATGCAGCCGGGGTCCGCAGCTTTGGATGCTAAAGGCTGCTGCGTCGATGTTCTCGCGCCCGTGGACGGTGTCGTGCTCGCCGTGGCGGCCAAGAGCGAACAGGCTGTGGCGGCCGGCGCGCGCATCGCGGATATCGGCAACACCACAGACCTCGAAATCGTGGCCGACCTTCTGTCGGCCGATGCCGTCCGCATCGGCCCCGGAACCAAGGCGCTCGTGCGGGACTGGGGCGGTGAGCGCAGCCTTGAGGCCACCGTCCGCCGCGTCGATCCCGCCGCCTTTACGAAAGTCTCCGCCCTCGGCATCGAGGAGCAGCGCGTCAACACCGTTCTCGATCTCGACGAGGGCGATGGTCGGCTGGGGCACGGCTACCGCGTTTTCGTGGAACTGGCCATCTGGGAATGTGCCGACTGCCTGCAGGTGCCCATCAGCGCCCTGTTCCGGAACGGGAGCGATTGGAACGTGTTCCTGCTTACAGGCGATCGCGTGAAGCAGACTGCCGTGGAGATCGGCCATATGAACGATGAAGTGGCCCAAATTCTTGGCGGGGTAACATCCGGAGATATCGTGGTATTGCATCCGGCTGATACCCTCGCCGACAACAGCCGCGCAGAGCGACGCGAGTAG